DNA from Toxoplasma gondii ME49 chromosome X, whole genome shotgun sequence:
CGACGCAGACGGGGGATCCTTTCATCACGAGGAAGCGCGTCAGGTCTTCGCGCCAAGTGAGAACTCAGACGCAGGCGAGTTTCCTGTGTAAACGGTATAAAGTCTTCTGCCGGCCACGAAGCGACATGTAACTAACGGAACTTTAGCTATACACCCGTCGATGTATGTGAATGTAGAAACACAAGACTAGGCGAGAGCGCACTACCGCGATTCTCCGACGCTGCGAATAGAGGAGCCAGAGCGTCAGAGAATTGACGCGATGgcgcgagaaacgagaaaacacgCATGTCAGGTGTATGCACCAGTTTCAACGCAACGTGAGACACGACCAGAATCGGTAGAGGAAGCGTGATTGATTAGCGGGAGAACCTGAGCACGGAGAACTCGCGTACGTTGATCCTGGGGAGGGACACCGAGAAGCGACGTACGTCTGTAGCCCACCTCTGAGCAGAGAGCCAGTTGGTCAGTGTACCGTCCTCTAGGGTATTCTTTTCAGCCGTGTCTAAAAGATGTGTACTCTGAAAGTGAACACACCGCAGAGTGGAGGATCAGATGCCGCATCGGTACCGAGGGAAGTGACTTCCCGCAGTCGCATGGCGTCCAGCTCGGTTCGACTGTGTGGTGTGGTGGACGcatttctgcctctccacaTTGTTGACGAATATGACACCCCAGCTCTGAACTCGGCTCCGTTCACGTCGGCAAATGCACTGCGTGAGTGTGGGTCGTGTTTCTCCCGACGTTGGCCGCAGTCTGTCGCGGCGAGTGCGTCAGAAAGTTCGATTCGAAACATCCGAAAAAAAGAGCATTGAAAAGAGTCCAGTCACTGCACAGGGTTGTTCTCCTTATCCAGCGTAGAGCTGAGAAACCGAAGCTTCTTCACAGCTGTACACACACCAAGATATTCACTGTGGTCGTCGCCTCACCCCAGCCCAGGCGGCTTCTGCTGCAAAGACTTCGAGGCGTTTCAGGCTTTGAAAACGCGTCGATGCAGCGCCACTGGAAACCGAGTCTGCACTGCCTCACTGGCCGCCACCGCCGGCCTTGCGCGTTCCCTTTGCGACTCGCTGCCGCATGGTCAGACACGAGTCGAGCGCATACAGTCCACAGCCGAGCAAACAGAGCGTCGCAGAAAAGCGAGCGATGCGCGTCGGGGGCGTCTCTCCACGAAGCAGAGGGCACACGAGGAGCTGCACGGAGTTCTTGAAGAAGCCGACGACGCAgcaagacagaggcgagaggtgACGAAAACAGATGTACGACGTCAACGGCATCAGAGCCGCCAGAAGCCCCGAACACAGCAGCAGCGCTGCGAGCGTCCCCAGGCGTCTCCAGGCCCAGAACGAAGTTGCGTCCGGCCTCTCTGAGAGcgcgcagagacacagctGCTCCACCACACTCAGAGGCAAAAGGATAACTgccgccgcagctgctgtgTGCATGGCCATTTCTGTTTCGAGGCTTCTGCGCGTCGTTTCGCGTCTTGCAGAGACGTCGTTCACGGCCAGGCGCCTCGAGGGTTCTTCTCGAGGATCCTTCACttgcggtgtacagacactctctctccacacgGGAGCGACGAAAGGCTTACGCGCCCACCTCTGTCCGTGCGACAgacttttctcttttgtctccttcgttgaCTCTGCACTTCTTTCGTCAAGTCGTTCTTCCTTGGTTCTCCCACTCGACTCCTCGTCGCTTTCGGAGTCGGAGAGAATGTGGCAACCTGGCTCGTCAGTTGTCTCTGCCGGGAgttctctcggtttctcgttcctttctgcttcggcGCAAAAACCGGCAGttcgcgctgcttctcgggACCTGCCGAGTCGCAGCAGGTGGCTGCTGAGCTGCATGTACAGCGCGCCAAAGAGCGAAGCTCCTAGACCCATCAGGGCACCGCTGACCGCGAGCTTCTGCCCCTCGACCGCAAGGCAGAAGACGCCTACGGAAAtgagtgtgcatgcagctagCCGGTGCCTAGACACCCCGAGCTCCTGGAGCCGGGCCTGGAGGCGGCGTGGCGACGCCACATGGCGGCGCGAGGTctcggagaagaacggactgaaacagagaaggagaaagaacaagcCGGCGCGGAGGCCCGGTTGaccctccgtctctgtcgtgATTGTGCGTTCTCGGTCTCTTGCGCTCGCGCGAACTGCATgcccgtctccgtcttcgccgGCGACGGCTTTCCGCTGTCCAGTGAGCCCTCTGGGGGAAACAGCAGGCGGAGACAGTTTCAGAAACTGTCGTTCCacagcaggaagagacgTCGCCGAGTGGCGGGGACGAGGTGGAGACACCAGCATGTCGGGCGCTTCTTTGTACACACTAGAGACCGTCTGCGAGGCCTTTGCCGGTGCGCAGCCGCCGTCACCTTCGACGCGTTTTGGTCCGGCTTGGAGGGTGTCAGGCGGTGAGCCAGGAAGAGCGGCCTTCGCGGCTGAGgcctcctcgttttttctctggacttCAGACACACGCGAAAGACAGACGTCCACTCCCAAGACGTCCAGGAAAAGCTGAAGTGGAATGGAGGAGCACCGCGCGACGTGGTACCCCGAGAGCGatgaggtgtacagacacatgTTGGAGCACGCGAGCATGAGGGTGTAGGGCAGGGCAACTGGTGCAAGTGTTTGAAACGTTTCttgggagaagacgaggacggagGAGACCCTCTTCACCAGTTGTCCCCACTGACTTTTCGCCGCTCGAAAGCAGGGTCCAGAcgctgcggagacaccctCCAAGACTCGGAGACAGCCGGCGAGAGGCGACACTGGCTTTTCTGGAGAACGCGACTGCTCAAGTGACCGAGAGCTCGACCCCAAGACGAATCCCCTTGGCAGCTTCTCGCCGCGTTCCCCGCGTCGGTTCTCCGATCCCCCGGCTCGCGTGGATGTTGTCAGGTCCAGTCGTTCAGTGCTTCCTCGCGAAGGCAAAGACATTTCTCGCTCCTGGAAGGAAGCATGGTGGGGATGCCCTTTTGCGTTGGGCCGACCCGTCCTCTCCGATTCCGCTTGATTTTGCTCGGACTCACCGTGTGCCAAGCAAGACGCCTGCTCCAAGGCTTTGGCCAGAATTGCGAAGGAATGAGAACCTAGTGGCGGCGAGTCTCGATCCGCGTCTGCGGCCTCTCTCCATCCACCTGCACGCAGCAGCGGGTCCGCGGCTTCCCCAGCGCTGGCGCGGTGGCAGCCCcaagtgtacatacacctggcTGCGCCGACAGCGAGAACGACGACGACCTGCTGAAGCATGGTGCAAGTGAccggggaagaggagagagagggaaggtACAGGAGCTTGTTGCAGAACgtgaggagaggagagacgacgaggtACAGGCAGGCACAGCCCACAGACGGGGCGATGAGTTTCCAGGTTTCGGCGAAGTCTGCAAAGAGGCGAACCGAGTCCTGAAGGAATGAGGTCGTGAAACGCGTCGCTGAAGGATCTTCAGAACCCCCAGTCGCGCCCCAAGAGTCGGGCCAAGCAGCCGCAGAACGCGCGACGCGctgctcctccgtctctcccagTCTCTGAACAGACGCGCGCCGTTCGGATTCTGCTTCCAAAGCAGATTCTCCTTTCTGAAAGAGGCGCCAGAGTCGTCGGCACCCgtcggagacgcgaggaagacgtGCACTCCCTGGGAGGCCTTCCTCGTCGactcgcgctgtctcctcgctctcgggGCAGGCCTCTGAAATGCGAggtcctttctcctccccgCCCCGACGCATGCCGGCTCGCGGCGCGGCGGCGGCCTCCGCACACCCGCAGGCGTCATCTtccgagaacagagaaggcgacgaggaagaccgcagaggcgacagagacactgtcGTCGAGGCGCCGGACCCCACAGACTTCGCGGAGTGAGGGAGTTGGGAGGCGAACAGAGGCACCGGAAGAGCCGCGGCTCCTGCGCCCTCTCCactggaggcgaggagacacccagACAGCCCACCTGCGCCTCCTTCCCGCCGCCGCGGCGCAAGGACCCTCTCGCGGCTCGCGGGCCACCACGGTGCACTCACGCATCTcggagaaggacagaaagaagcgaaagaagaggagagacaagaagggggagacgaagaagaggacagagacgatgagggaaacgaagaagaggacagagacgacgagggagacgaacacgagagagacgaagaggaaggagaagaggcgccaGAGACGGCGAATGTGTGAGATGTCGAGGCAAAGACGAAGGGCAGAGTCCTCCGAGAAGAATCCTGACGGCAAGACCAAAGGTCGGGACCTTCGTTTAACGAAGAGGAGATCTCTAGAGAGCTGTCCTTGCCCTCGCTTCCTCGGGCACAgtccagagaagcagaagaagagaaagagaagctggaacacgaggcagaagaatATGGAGAAAAATCCATGCTGAGAAAGGAGTAGAAAAGGACGGTAGACGAGACACGGCACTCACATGCGTAGAGGCATGTACCTTCTGAGAAACTCAAGTCGCATCTGACAAACCAAATcacttctcctctctccccttcggCTTCAgcgttcgcgtcttcttctctcctgaggcctgtcgcttctcctcccttgTTCCGTCAGTCAAATTACAGAAACGAGATACGCTGAACGGAATCGATATACACACGTATACATGcaagaatatatatatatatatatatatatctgcgCCTCTGTATATACGCGTGTACGTGGGGTTTCGTTGTTTTCTGAGTTTCAGCATGTCGTCGGAGTCCTAAACAGTGTCCTTGCCTCGCGCAGCTGTATATACACGTGGTTTAGCTTGAAAAGGAATGCGACGCAGACGGGGGGCTGCACGGGCAAGCATTCAGAAAGGGAGTTTGTGTGGCTTGCGGAAGCAGAAAGTAAGTGGCAAGAGAAATCCATGTCTCGCTGCCTTCCAGTGAAGAGAATGCGGGAGAAAGCAATCGGATTTGTTCGTTgcggaagcagcagagagcagcGTTTTACCAGAGTCTGAGCCTGCCCGCCACCAGAGTCTGAGCCTGCCCGACCAAGGACGCGGGTCcggtcttcgttttctctcctcaggccatgcagagacttcTGCAGATAcgtgaaagaaaaacgagaaggcaCAAGCGCTGGAACTGGGGGacctcgctttcctctctcgtctgctgccTTGAAAAAATCAGAGCCGTCCGCTGCGTAGgtccaggtgtacgtacgcCGCGTGCGGCAACGTTCGAAGCAGCTGTTGGCGCCAGAGCCGCAGTTTGCAGGCAGACGccgctggagaagagagttcTTCCCCCAGCCAGAGTGTGAGAGGGAGGCGATGTCATGAGCGCGAACGCGAACGActggaaaaaggaggaagtcGCGCGACCAAAAACGGACGGCAGGCTTGACGCCTGTCGCAACGAGGCAAGCGAAGTGGACCTGCGTCCAGGCCGGTTGAAAAAGCCGTGTTTGCTACTGTCGAAGAAACTGTGTTGTTGTCAAGAGAGAGTCGAAGCTCGCTAGCTGGACAGACATTCATGTACAAGGCAGGCAAAAGGCGAGTCGCGTGCCTGGGACGACAAGCTCGGGACAGCGAGAAACTGACAGGGAAGCCCGCCTGCGCCTGTGCGATGGTTTCCGAGGACAAGCTTTCGatagaaagacagaaagaagaaatctCGGCAAATAAAGAAAGGGAACGCAAAAACTCGGAAACATTCGAAAGTGCTCCTCGGCGTTGTCAGGGCGCGACACACGTCAAGTCGCGCCAAAGCAGCgctcgagacagagagacagcgcagcAGTCCGCAGCCTTTCCTGTTACACACGCGACGAACTTGTCGAGAAAAGATGACGGTTTTCGAAACGCGGAAATCCTCATTCTCAAGcacgctgtcttctctgtgaCACAGGGTGAACGCGAGAACGTTTCGCGTTTGGAGAAAGAGCCTTTCCACTCTGCAACGAGACGGCGAACCGAGGAGTTgcagagctgcatgcagcgacactGTGTGTGCCTCTCAGCAAGGGAAGGACACAGAGCGGCGTTTTCGCGGGAAACCAGAtgactttttttctctcggattTCTCCCCATCCGCATccgctttgtctctctgcgtgtcGGAACGCGACAAGACTTCTCTCAAGCGCGTCAGGGGCGTCAAGACATTCCTGGGCGAACTCGAGGTGCACAGGCGTTGTTTCTGACGCGTcccctgcctctctttcgacTCCACaccctctcgcttctctctctgttctcggaCTGTTGAAGCCCCTGGCGGTGGTGGCCGTTCTGACTCTCCCGAGTTCCTCCTgtgcgcgcgcatgcagggcgtttctctgcgtctgctcgcttcgaggagacgcaggaccGGAACGgcgcgcgcctgctgccccTCCGCCGCCGACGGTcaacagggagagagacaaggaacaTGAGCTCGTTGCCTGAAGCGACTGACACCGACTATACCGGTATGCGCCTGACTGTTGTGTCGGACAAGCTGTAACAAAGGTCTCCGCAACGGAACTTTTTGACGCGACAGAGGAGGTACACCCTGTACAGGGACTGCTGATCACGTCCTTCTGCTGGTTAGTGTGCATCCAAGTTGAGACTCGTGGCTCGACTTGGCAGACTCGAACTTCGCGGCTCGACTTGGGCAGTGTCAACCTGAAGCGGCAGTCCAGCTCGTAGTGTAGAGTCCCCAGAAAAGGTTCTGAGGAGTCCTGCCCTGAGTAAAGAACCACGTGATACAGCAGGCAGCATCTTAACTTATCGTccggctgctgcttctctgatTCGATGTGGAACGCCCGCAACAATGCGCAAGGTCTTTCTGAAGTATGCCTCTCGCTAGAGCGATTCCTGGAAGAGTGtctggagacgaaggccgTTGCAAGTAAGACGCCAAGTCTTTGAGATGAATTCAGAGTTCAAGAGCCCACCCAGTTATGAGGTCCGGCGACCAAGCTGTTCTTGACTGCTGTGCACCGCCACGACTCTCTGGACTGCTCACCCAGACGACAGAAAGCGGCGTATGTCGACGTCCTCAAACGCCATCAAGGTTCTTTACGTCTGCTGTGTTCGAGGCGACATATATGGCTTGCTGGTGTCACTAAACTCTTACGCACTCTCCCAGGTACGATGGTGTTTGTGTGTATTTTTCGCTCTTTGCATTTACACCGATGTGTATCTTCTTGTCCGCTCAGGTTCCAGACTCAAATGTGTTGACTGCGACTTTTCCAAAACTCGCAGTTTccaggacacagagagggcACAAACCCGACGCGCGGTGTGGGTACGAGTCCGCGCACAAGGCGAGAGTTGAAATACACCGACTGCTGTCTCCTGGTGTAACAGAGATTCTACGAGGAACGGCCAACGCGTCGTAACGCCTGTAGACGAATCGACAGATTTCCTGGACGGCATCGAGTGCCCGTTCCactttctccgtttcgttCGCCTCCACGACCCGCGAGTCGACGCTCTCTTGATCGAGGAACTTCTTTTCAAACGGCGAACTGGATACGTCTCAGCGACCGCGCCAAGGCTccacgtgcatgcaaacgtcTGGCGGTGGCGACCTGTGAGTCTTTGCTGAGAGGCGAAAAGGCGTCTGCATGCCACGACGAGACGCCCGGCTGACTCTGGAAAGCGGAGGCGTCAGTCCGCGCCGCCAGGGCGGCTCGAGAACACAGCCTGT
Protein-coding regions in this window:
- a CDS encoding hypothetical protein (encoded by transcript TGME49_228030~Predicted trans-membrane domain (TMHMM2.0):1039-1062); this translates as MDFSPYSSASCSSFSFSSSASLDCARGSEGKDSSLEISSSLNEGPDLWSCRQDSSRRTLPFVFASTSHTFAVSGASSPSSSSLSCSSPSSSLSSSSFPSSSLSSSSSPPSCLSSSFASFCPSPRCVSAPWWPASRERVLAPRRREGGAGGLSGCLLASSGEGAGAAALPVPLFASQLPHSAKSVGSGASTTVSLSPLRSSSSPSLFSEDDACGCAEAAAAPRAGMRRGGEEKGPRISEACPESEETARVDEEGLPGSARLPRVSDGCRRLWRLFQKGESALEAESERRASVQRLGETEEQRVARSAAAWPDSWGATGGSEDPSATRFTTSFLQDSVRLFADFAETWKLIAPSVGCACLYLVVSPLLTFCNKLLYLPSLSSSPVTCTMLQQVVVVLAVGAARCMYTWGCHRASAGEAADPLLRAGGWREAADADRDSPPLGSHSFAILAKALEQASCLAHGESEQNQAESERTGRPNAKGHPHHASFQEREMSLPSRGSTERLDLTTSTRAGGSENRRGERGEKLPRGFVLGSSSRSLEQSRSPEKPVSPLAGCLRVLEGVSAASGPCFRAAKSQWGQLVKRVSSVLVFSQETFQTLAPVALPYTLMLACSNMCLYTSSLSGYHVARCSSIPLQLFLDVLGVDVCLSRVSEVQRKNEEASAAKAALPGSPPDTLQAGPKRVEGDGGCAPAKASQTVSSVYKEAPDMLVSPPRPRHSATSLPAVERQFLKLSPPAVSPRGLTGQRKAVAGEDGDGHAVRASARDRERTITTETEGQPGLRAGLFFLLLCFSPFFSETSRRHVASPRRLQARLQELGVSRHRLAACTLISVGVFCLAVEGQKLAVSGALMGLGASLFGALYMQLSSHLLRLGRSREAARTAGFCAEAERNEKPRELPAETTDEPGCHILSDSESDEESSGRTKEERLDERSAESTKETKEKSLSHGQRWARKPFVAPVWRESVCTPQVKDPREEPSRRLAVNDVSARRETTRRSLETEMAMHTAAAAAVILLPLSVVEQLCLCALSERPDATSFWAWRRLGTLAALLLCSGLLAALMPLTSYICFRHLSPLSCCVVGFFKNSVQLLVCPLLRGETPPTRIARFSATLCLLGCGLYALDSCLTMRQRVAKGTRKAGGGGQ
- a CDS encoding hypothetical protein (encoded by transcript TGME49_228020), which encodes MHTNQQKDVISSPCTGCTSSVASKSSVAETFVTACPTQQSGAYRYSRCQSLQATSSCSLSLSLLTVGGGGAAGARRSGPASPRSEQTQRNALHARAQEELGRVRTATTARGFNSPRTEREARGCGVEREAGDASETTPVHLEFAQECLDAPDALERSLVAFRHAERQSGCGWGEIREKKSHLVSRENAALCPSLAERHTQCRCMQLCNSSVRRLVAEWKGSFSKRETFSRSPCVTEKTACLRMRISAFRKPSSFLDKFVACVTGKAADCCAVSLSRALLWRDLTCVAP